The nucleotide window GCCCGCGGTGCCTCGAGCACTGTGTCGCAGCGCACGCAGCGGGCCGTTTCGCCGACCGGCACATCACGCTCGACGTGCAGTGCGTCGCATGAGGGACAGGCGATCAATGTTTCGAGGTCCGGCAGGCCGTGAGGTGACTCGATGCTCATGCCGAGCAATCTAGAGCGGCTTGGCAAAAGGGAAAAGGCAGAAGGCACCGGCCCTTTCTGCAACGCGGCGCGCGCCGTACGGCGCGCCGCGTTGCGCATCAGGGGTCAGCTCAGTCGGCTGATGACAACGGTCACCTCGGGCTTCTTGCCGATCTCGTTCTGCGAGGTGTTGCGCACGATCCGGCGCAGCCCCTCCTCGAGCTTGTCGTCGTCGGTCAGGGTCTTGTCGCCGGCCCGGCCCATGAACTGGTTGAGATCCTCCTCGAGCACCTCGACCAGCGCCGCGTTGCTGCGCCCGGTCTCGGGCAGGCCCCGCAGCTCGCACCAGGGCTCGCCCAGCGGCTCGTCGTCCTCGTCGAGAATGACCGTCACCAGCACGTGGCCGTTCAGCGCCATCCGGATGCGGTCGCGCACGATGCCATCCAGCGCGCCGATCTGCACGCTGCCGTCGAGGTAGGTGCGCCCCGCCTCGATCCACTCGGCCACCGTGGGAACGTTGCCGCTGAGGTCGATCATCATGCCGTTGACCGCAAGGACACCGGTGCGGCCCTTCTGCTCGGCAAGCTTCACGTGCTGGCGCAGGTGGCGGTGCTCGCCGTGCATCGGCACGACGATCTGCGGCTGAACGATGTCCTGCAGCCGCGCGAGATCCGGTCCGTTGGCGTGCCCCGAGACGTGATACTTGCCGCCCGCGTCATCGACCACGTCGACCCCGCGCTCGGAGAAGTTGTTCATGATCCGGATGACCTCCTTCTCGTTGCCGGGAATGGTCTTGGACGAGAACAGGAAGAGATCGCCCTCCTTCAGCTCGATGCCGTTGTACTTGCCGCGCGACAGCTGCGCGCTCGCGGCACGGCGTTCGCCCTGGCTGCCGGTGACGATCAGCATGAGGTTCTCGCGCGGGATCTCGACGGCCTCTTCCGGGCTCACGACGCGCGGGAAATCGACGAGCACGCCGGTCTCGATCGCGGCCTCGATCATCCGCCGCATGGCGCGGCCCAGCAGGCAGATCGACCGCCCGGCCTTGACGCCCGCGTCGGCCAGCGTCTTCACCCGTGCCACGTTCGAGGCAAAGGTCGTGGCCACCACCATCTGCGGCGCTGCCGAAATCAGTTCCTCGATGTTCGGGCCCAGCTCGGATTCCGAGCGGCCCTCGTGCTCGTTGAAGACGTTGGTGGAGTCGCAGATCATCGCCTTGACGCCCGAAGCCGAGACCTCGGCCCAGAGTTCGGGGTCGAAGGCCTCGCCCACCAGCGGCTCGTGGTCGAGCTTGAAATCGCCGGTGTGCACGAGCCGCCCGGCGGGCGTGTCGATGACCAGTGCCGAGCTTTCCGGGATCGAATGCGAGATCGGCAGGAACCCGACCGTGAACGGCCCCGCGGTCACCGTCTCGGGCCACTTCGAACAGGTCTGCACCGTGTCCTCGGAATAGCCGTATTCCGCGAGCTTCTGCCGCGCGAGGTTCGCCGTGAAGGCGCGGGCGTAGACCTTGACCCCGAGCCGCTCGAAGCAGTGGCCAACCGCGCCGACGTGGTCCTCGTGGGCGTGGGTGATGAACACCGCCTCGATCCGGTCGCGGTTCTTCTCCAGCCAGGAGATGTCCGCGAAGATGATGTCGACGCCCGGCGACGTGTCCATGTCCGGAAAGGCCACGCCGAGGTCGACGACGATCAGCCGCTCCTCGCCCGGGGCGCCGTAGCCGTAGACATAGCAGTTCATGCCGATCTCGCCGGCCCCCCCGAGGGGGAGATAGATGATGCGTTCGTTGCTCATGCAGCCTCCTGCCGCTTGTTATGTTCGTGGATGACCGTGAGGCCGTGCATGGTCAGCTCATCCACCCATTCGTCGAACAGGTCCTCTGCCTGCTGGAAGAGCGGCGCAAGCCCCCCGGTGGAAATAACGCGCATCGGGACGTCCCGTTCAGCCTTGATCCGCGCGCAGATCTCGCGGACGAGCCCGACATAGCCCCAGAACACCCCCGACTGCATGCAGGCGACGGTGTTGGTGCCCACCACCTTCTGCGGTTTGGTGATGTCCACATGCGGCAGTGCAGCGGCGGCGAGGTGCAAAGCCTCGAGGCTCAGGTTCACCCCCGGCGCGATCACGCCACCGACGTAGGCGCCGTCGCTCGCGACCACGTCGAAGGTCGTGGCGGTGCCGAAGTCGACGACGATCAGGTCGCCGCCATACAGGTCATATCCGGCAACCGTGTTGACCAGCCGGTCGGGCCCGACCTGCGTGCCCGCATCGACGCGCACGTCGACCGGCAGCACGCAATCGGGCTTGCCCACCACGTAGGGCCGCGTGCCAAAATAACGGTCCGCCAGCACCCTCAGGTTGAAGACCACTCGTGGCACCGTCGACGAGATGATCATGTCGGTGATGTCGGCCTCGATCTTGCGGAACTCCATCAGCGTCGAAAGCCAGACGTAATACTGGTCCGCCGTGCGCTGGTGCTCGGTCGAGGTCCGCCAGGTCGCAAGGAACTTCTCTCCGTCCCAGATCGAAAAGACGGTATTGGTGTTGCCGCAGTCGATCGCCAGAAGCATCGCCGCCCTCCCCTCAGAAAAATACGTCCGCCGCGGCGACGGCCTGCCGGCCCGCCCGGGTCTGCAGCACGAGGTTCCCCGCCTCGTCCACGGTTTCGAAGGTGCCGGTGATCTCGGCGTTGCCCGTCCGGGCGGTGATCACCTCGCCTAGCCGCGCCGCGCGCGCCAGCCAGGCCTCGCGCAGCGGCGCGAAGCCGTAGGTGACGAACCGCGCCTCATGCCCCGCGTAGGCCTCGGCCAGCAGGCCCAGAAAACTCTCGGGATCGACATGCACCCCGGTCTCCGAGAGCAGCGACACCGGCCGCAACGCGCCGGGCTCCACCGTCTCCGCAGCGGGCGCCGACGCGAGGTTCACCCCGATGCCGATTGCCAGATGCGCCACCCCTCGCCGCTGGCCGAGGCTCTCGAGCAGGATACCCGCCACCTTGCCGCCGTTCAGCAGCACGTCGTTCGGCCACTTGAGAGACAGCCCGTCCACCCGGCCGGTGGCCGCTGCAAAGGCATCGTAAAGCGCGAGCGACGCCACGAAGCTGCGCAGCGCCACCACCTGCGGCGCCTCGCGCGGCATCAGCAGCAATGTCGCCGCGAAATTCCCCTGCGGATCCGCCCAGGGCCGCCCCCGCCGGCCCCGCCCCGCGATCTGCCGCAGCGCGCAGATCCACTCGGGCCCCGCAAGCGTCCCCGCGAGCCGCGCGGCCTCGGCGTTGGTGCTGTCCACCTCCGGCAGCACCCGCCGCCCGTATCCTGCCGGCCATCTCATTCGATCACGCGCCCTGGCATCTTCTGGCCAAAAATATCCCCGCCGGAGGCCCCGGCGCCGCAGGCGCCGACACGAAAAAAGGCGACGCGCCGGCGGCGCGTCACCATCAGATGTTGTCCTGCGGAAAGGATCAGTTGACCAGCGTCGCGGCCGCCGCCGACGCGGCGCCCTCGACCCCGAAGAGGTTCACCACCCCGGCCACCATGATGATCGCCGAGACCATCAGGAAGCCCCAGAGCACCGGCGAGCCGCCGGCGTCCAGCGCATCCTCGCGGTCCTCGCCGAAATACATGAAGTAGACGATCCGCAGGTAGTAGTAGGCGCTGATGACAGAAGCGATCACGCCGCCCACCGCGAGCCAGACCAGCCCGGCCCCGTAGGCCGCCTGAAGCACGTAGAACTTGCCGAAGAAGCCGACCAGCGGCGGCACGCCCGCGAGCGAGAACAGCAGCACCAGCATCGCCAGCGCCCGGCCCGGTTCCTTCCTGGAGTACATGCCAAGCGACGCGATGTCGGTCACCGGCTCGCCGTCGCGGCTCATCGAAAGGATGAAGGCGAAGGTGCCGACGTTCATCGTCACGTAGATCGCCATGTAGACCAGCATCGCCTGCACGCCGAACTGGGTGCCCGCCGCGAGCCCCATGAGCGCGTAGCCCATGTGGGTGATCGAGGAGTATGCCATCAGGCGCTTGATGTCGCGCTGGCCGATCGCGGCGATCGAGCCGAGGAACATGGACAGCAGCGACAGCAGCGCCACGACCTGGCTCCAGTCGGCGACGGCGCCGCCGAAGGCGTCGAACAGCAGCCGCGCGAGCAGGCCCATGGCCGCGACCTTGGGCGCGGTGGCGAAGAAGGCGGTGACCGGCGTCGGCGAGCCCTCGTAGACGTCCGGCGTCCACATGTGGAACGGTACGGCCGACACCTTGAAGGCAAGGCCCGACATCATCATCACGAGACCGATCAGCAGCCCCACCGAGAGGTGCTCTTCGGTGGCCGCGGTGATGATCCCCGAGAACAGCGTGGTCCCCGAGAAGCCGTAGGTCAGCGAGGCGCCGTAGAGCAGCAGGCCGGACGACAGCGCGCCGAGCACGAAATACTTCAGGCCCGCCTCGGTCGAGCGCTCGTGGTCCCGGCGCAGCGACGCCACGACGTAGAGCGCCAGCGACTGCAGCTCGAGCCCCATGTAGAGCGCGATCAGGTCGCCTGCCGACACCATCATCATCATGCCGACGGTGCCCAGCGTCACAAGGACCGGGTACTCGAAGCGCAGCATGTTGTGGCGGCTCATGTAGCCTTCGGACATCAGCAGCACCGCCGCCGCCGACAGCAGGATCGCCACCTTGGCGAACCGCGAGAAGGCGTCGTCGATGAACATGCCGTGGAAGGCGACGCGGTCGCCCCCGCCCGAGGCCCCGATCCAGATCGCGACGGCGAAGAACAGGCCGGCGGTGACCCACACGAGGAGCGACGCCAGCTTGTCCTTGCCGGTGTAGACCGCGCCGACCAGCGCCAGCATGGCGTAGACCGCCAGCACGATCTCCGGAAGGATGGTGTTCAGATCAGCCGAGATCATGTCCCGCCCCCTTAATGGTTCGCTTCGGCCACGGTGGGTCCGCCGAGGTCGGCGGCCGCGACGGCCGTGTCATAGTTTTCCACGAGCGCCTCGACCGAGGGCCCGATGATGTCCAGCGCCGCCGCCGGGTAGACCCCGAGCCAGAGCGTCATCACCACGAGCGGTGCAAAGATCCACTTTTCGCGCGCGGTCATGTCCTGGATCGTGCGCAGGCTTTCCTTGATGAGGTCGCCCAGCACCACGCGGCGGT belongs to Salipiger profundus and includes:
- the nuoN gene encoding NADH-quinone oxidoreductase subunit NuoN; this encodes MISADLNTILPEIVLAVYAMLALVGAVYTGKDKLASLLVWVTAGLFFAVAIWIGASGGGDRVAFHGMFIDDAFSRFAKVAILLSAAAVLLMSEGYMSRHNMLRFEYPVLVTLGTVGMMMMVSAGDLIALYMGLELQSLALYVVASLRRDHERSTEAGLKYFVLGALSSGLLLYGASLTYGFSGTTLFSGIITAATEEHLSVGLLIGLVMMMSGLAFKVSAVPFHMWTPDVYEGSPTPVTAFFATAPKVAAMGLLARLLFDAFGGAVADWSQVVALLSLLSMFLGSIAAIGQRDIKRLMAYSSITHMGYALMGLAAGTQFGVQAMLVYMAIYVTMNVGTFAFILSMSRDGEPVTDIASLGMYSRKEPGRALAMLVLLFSLAGVPPLVGFFGKFYVLQAAYGAGLVWLAVGGVIASVISAYYYLRIVYFMYFGEDREDALDAGGSPVLWGFLMVSAIIMVAGVVNLFGVEGAASAAAATLVN
- a CDS encoding biotin--[acetyl-CoA-carboxylase] ligase; translation: MRWPAGYGRRVLPEVDSTNAEAARLAGTLAGPEWICALRQIAGRGRRGRPWADPQGNFAATLLLMPREAPQVVALRSFVASLALYDAFAAATGRVDGLSLKWPNDVLLNGGKVAGILLESLGQRRGVAHLAIGIGVNLASAPAAETVEPGALRPVSLLSETGVHVDPESFLGLLAEAYAGHEARFVTYGFAPLREAWLARAARLGEVITARTGNAEITGTFETVDEAGNLVLQTRAGRQAVAAADVFF
- a CDS encoding type III pantothenate kinase yields the protein MLLAIDCGNTNTVFSIWDGEKFLATWRTSTEHQRTADQYYVWLSTLMEFRKIEADITDMIISSTVPRVVFNLRVLADRYFGTRPYVVGKPDCVLPVDVRVDAGTQVGPDRLVNTVAGYDLYGGDLIVVDFGTATTFDVVASDGAYVGGVIAPGVNLSLEALHLAAAALPHVDITKPQKVVGTNTVACMQSGVFWGYVGLVREICARIKAERDVPMRVISTGGLAPLFQQAEDLFDEWVDELTMHGLTVIHEHNKRQEAA
- a CDS encoding ribonuclease J, with the protein product MSNERIIYLPLGGAGEIGMNCYVYGYGAPGEERLIVVDLGVAFPDMDTSPGVDIIFADISWLEKNRDRIEAVFITHAHEDHVGAVGHCFERLGVKVYARAFTANLARQKLAEYGYSEDTVQTCSKWPETVTAGPFTVGFLPISHSIPESSALVIDTPAGRLVHTGDFKLDHEPLVGEAFDPELWAEVSASGVKAMICDSTNVFNEHEGRSESELGPNIEELISAAPQMVVATTFASNVARVKTLADAGVKAGRSICLLGRAMRRMIEAAIETGVLVDFPRVVSPEEAVEIPRENLMLIVTGSQGERRAASAQLSRGKYNGIELKEGDLFLFSSKTIPGNEKEVIRIMNNFSERGVDVVDDAGGKYHVSGHANGPDLARLQDIVQPQIVVPMHGEHRHLRQHVKLAEQKGRTGVLAVNGMMIDLSGNVPTVAEWIEAGRTYLDGSVQIGALDGIVRDRIRMALNGHVLVTVILDEDDEPLGEPWCELRGLPETGRSNAALVEVLEEDLNQFMGRAGDKTLTDDDKLEEGLRRIVRNTSQNEIGKKPEVTVVISRLS